Proteins encoded within one genomic window of Companilactobacillus sp.:
- the xylA gene encoding xylose isomerase, producing the protein MADEMTKQQLWDFNKVKYAGNKDLKSGAEFHYYNPDEVIGGKKMRDWLRFSVAYWHTFDQRLVDPFGDGTAIRPYDKYSDPMDQALAKVDYAFEFYDKLGVDFLAFHDRDLAPEGDTLRETNKNLDKVVDKIVEYQKTTGMKVLWNTSNLFTNPRFVAGGATSPYADIFAYAAAQLKHSIEIGKRVGSENYVFWGGREGYESLWNTDMKREQEHIAKFFHMAKDYANEIGMDAQMLLEPKPKEPMTHQYDFDAATTIAFMKEYGLDKDFKLNLEGNHANLAGHTYQHEIRVARDAGLLGSLDANQGDKLIGWDIDEYPSNLYETTAAMYEVIENGGIGPRGGLNFDSKPRRSSFEANDLFYGHIVGMDSFAAGLRVAMKMKEDGVLEDLVKNRYSSFDSGIGAEIENGKADFKSLEKYSLDKTQKELRDATSSDHLEQVKDTINHYIVNTLGK; encoded by the coding sequence ATGGCTGACGAAATGACTAAACAACAACTTTGGGATTTTAACAAAGTTAAATATGCAGGTAACAAAGATTTAAAATCAGGTGCAGAATTTCATTACTACAATCCTGATGAAGTAATTGGTGGCAAGAAGATGCGTGACTGGCTACGTTTTTCAGTTGCCTATTGGCACACATTTGACCAACGTTTGGTAGACCCATTTGGCGATGGAACGGCAATTCGTCCATATGACAAATATAGCGATCCAATGGACCAAGCTTTGGCAAAAGTTGATTATGCTTTTGAATTTTATGACAAATTAGGCGTCGACTTCTTAGCATTCCATGATCGTGATTTAGCTCCAGAAGGAGACACTTTACGTGAAACGAACAAGAACCTCGATAAGGTTGTTGATAAGATTGTTGAATATCAAAAAACAACAGGTATGAAGGTACTTTGGAATACTTCAAACTTATTTACAAACCCTCGTTTTGTTGCTGGTGGTGCAACTTCACCATACGCAGATATCTTTGCCTATGCAGCTGCACAACTTAAGCACAGTATAGAAATTGGTAAACGTGTTGGTTCAGAAAACTATGTCTTCTGGGGTGGTCGTGAAGGTTACGAATCACTTTGGAACACAGATATGAAACGTGAACAAGAACATATTGCTAAGTTCTTCCACATGGCAAAAGATTATGCTAATGAAATTGGCATGGACGCTCAAATGTTACTTGAGCCAAAACCTAAAGAACCAATGACTCATCAATATGATTTCGATGCTGCAACAACAATTGCTTTCATGAAAGAATACGGTTTGGACAAAGACTTCAAGCTTAACTTGGAAGGAAATCATGCTAACCTTGCTGGACATACTTATCAACATGAAATTCGTGTTGCTCGTGATGCAGGATTGTTAGGTTCACTTGATGCTAACCAAGGTGACAAGTTGATCGGTTGGGATATTGATGAATATCCATCAAATCTATATGAAACAACTGCTGCAATGTATGAAGTTATCGAAAATGGTGGAATTGGACCTCGTGGTGGTTTGAACTTTGATTCCAAACCACGTCGCTCATCATTTGAAGCTAACGACTTATTCTATGGACATATTGTTGGTATGGATAGTTTTGCAGCTGGATTACGTGTTGCTATGAAGATGAAAGAGGATGGAGTTCTCGAAGACTTGGTTAAAAACCGTTACAGTTCATTCGATTCCGGTATTGGTGCTGAAATTGAGAACGGAAAGGCTGATTTCAAGAGCCTTGAAAAATACTCATTAGATAAAACTCAAAAAGAACTTCGTGATGCAACTAGTTCAGACCATCTTGAACAAGTTAAAGACACGATCAATCACTACATTGTAAATACTTTAGGAAAATAA
- the yicI gene encoding alpha-xylosidase produces MKFTDGYWLDRPQYEIQSPKEIFDYHKTDNQLTLYAPFKYINERGDELNLGMSTIELTSPVEGVIGVKLIHFDQPEKGPSFQLENEHPQVEIKTGDKELSFTSGDLTAKMPFKSNFEIDFLHKGKEITKSMEKAQGVILDRSNNKHYMREQLSMGVDELIYGLGERFTALVKNGQSVDIVNKDGGTGSEEAYKNIPFYLSSEGYGVFVDQPETVSFEIASENVDRTQFSVEGQSLQYYIIDGPTPKDVLNKYTRLTGQVGLPPAWSFGLWLSTSFTTDYSEETVLKFIDGMRDRKIPLDVFHFDCFWQKGFEWSTLLWDKEQFPDPEGLIKKIHDRGIKVCVWINPYIAQKSYLFKEGRDKGYLIKREDGNVWQWDLWQAGNGFVDFTNPDAVKWYQSKLKDLLDMGVDCFKTDFGERIPVEDAVFFDGSDPKREHNYYTYQYNQTVFDLIKQEKGEDQAVVFARSATVGSQKFPLHWGGDNLSRYKSMADSLRGGLSFLTSGFGFWAHDISGFEEQASPDLYKRWTQFGLMSSHSRYHGSGQYKVPWVFDEEAVDNTRKFVNLKLSLMPYLFNEAVNTHETGTPLMRPVFMEYTNDRNTYYLEREYMFGPKLLVAPIFNAEGNVKYYVPEGKWTNLLTEKTYDLAGGTWLEENYDNLTLPVLVRENSIILRNQKAEHAEYNYADSPEIHIYELADGNSIKTRVVDQKANDVGSVSATRSGNSITVEANGLTGSSKIFVHESGKVQEFPLTDSTTKITL; encoded by the coding sequence ATGAAATTTACTGATGGTTATTGGCTTGATAGACCTCAATACGAGATCCAATCGCCAAAAGAAATCTTTGACTATCATAAGACAGACAATCAATTAACGCTTTACGCTCCTTTCAAATATATTAACGAGCGCGGTGATGAATTGAACTTAGGGATGTCGACCATTGAATTAACTTCTCCAGTTGAAGGAGTGATCGGCGTAAAATTGATCCACTTTGATCAACCAGAAAAAGGACCTTCTTTCCAATTAGAAAATGAACATCCACAAGTTGAAATTAAAACCGGCGATAAAGAATTATCATTTACATCTGGAGATTTAACAGCTAAGATGCCGTTCAAATCCAACTTCGAAATCGATTTTTTGCATAAGGGAAAAGAAATCACTAAGTCGATGGAAAAGGCTCAAGGTGTGATTCTCGATCGGTCAAATAATAAACACTACATGCGTGAACAACTATCGATGGGTGTTGATGAATTGATCTATGGATTAGGCGAACGTTTTACTGCTCTAGTTAAAAATGGTCAATCAGTCGATATTGTCAATAAAGATGGTGGCACAGGTAGTGAAGAAGCATATAAAAATATTCCATTTTATTTGAGTAGTGAAGGATATGGTGTCTTTGTTGATCAACCAGAAACAGTTTCATTTGAAATTGCTTCAGAAAATGTTGATCGGACTCAATTTAGCGTTGAAGGTCAGTCATTGCAGTATTACATCATCGATGGACCAACTCCAAAGGATGTCTTGAATAAATATACGCGATTGACTGGTCAAGTTGGATTACCACCAGCATGGTCATTTGGTTTGTGGCTATCAACTTCATTTACCACTGATTACAGTGAAGAAACTGTTTTGAAATTTATTGACGGAATGCGTGACCGTAAGATTCCGTTGGATGTATTCCACTTTGATTGTTTCTGGCAAAAAGGTTTTGAATGGAGCACATTGCTTTGGGACAAGGAGCAATTTCCAGATCCAGAGGGACTGATCAAAAAAATTCATGACCGTGGAATTAAGGTCTGTGTTTGGATCAATCCATATATCGCTCAAAAATCATATCTATTTAAAGAAGGCCGTGACAAAGGTTATTTGATCAAGCGTGAGGATGGAAACGTTTGGCAATGGGACCTCTGGCAAGCAGGTAATGGTTTTGTTGACTTTACTAATCCAGATGCCGTTAAGTGGTATCAATCTAAACTAAAAGATTTGCTAGATATGGGTGTTGATTGCTTTAAGACTGACTTTGGTGAAAGAATCCCAGTTGAAGACGCCGTATTCTTTGATGGTTCAGATCCAAAACGTGAACATAATTACTACACATATCAATATAATCAAACTGTTTTTGATTTGATCAAACAAGAAAAAGGCGAAGACCAAGCGGTTGTATTTGCTAGATCTGCAACGGTTGGTTCACAGAAGTTCCCATTGCATTGGGGTGGAGATAATTTATCTCGTTACAAATCAATGGCTGATTCACTTCGTGGAGGCTTATCATTCTTAACTTCTGGTTTTGGATTCTGGGCACATGATATTAGTGGATTTGAAGAGCAAGCCTCGCCGGATCTATATAAACGCTGGACTCAATTTGGTTTAATGTCATCGCATTCTCGTTACCATGGTAGCGGTCAATACAAGGTTCCATGGGTCTTTGATGAAGAAGCGGTTGATAATACTCGAAAGTTTGTAAATCTCAAACTCTCGTTAATGCCTTATTTGTTTAATGAGGCAGTTAATACTCATGAAACTGGTACTCCATTAATGCGTCCTGTCTTCATGGAATACACTAACGATCGCAATACGTACTATCTGGAACGCGAGTACATGTTTGGGCCTAAGCTTTTGGTTGCACCAATTTTTAACGCAGAAGGAAATGTTAAATATTACGTCCCAGAAGGTAAATGGACCAATCTATTGACTGAAAAAACTTATGACTTGGCTGGTGGAACATGGCTTGAAGAAAACTATGACAATTTGACCTTGCCTGTTCTAGTTCGCGAAAACAGTATTATTTTGAGAAATCAAAAAGCGGAACATGCTGAATATAACTATGCTGATTCTCCAGAGATTCATATTTATGAATTAGCAGATGGCAATTCCATTAAGACACGTGTAGTTGATCAAAAAGCTAATGACGTTGGCTCCGTTTCGGCTACGCGTTCAGGTAATTCAATAACTGTTGAAGCGAATGGATTAACCGGAAGTTCGAAGATTTTTGTTCATGAATCAGGAAAAGTTCAAGAATTTCCACTAACAGATTCAACGACTAAAATTACACTTTAA
- a CDS encoding MFS transporter: MNKATNQSLDSIPKDLDSSKNMVPWGERFSYSLSDFACNLSFQMISTYLMIFYTDTFGISAAAVGTLFFAARFVDAIDGPFWGIMIDHTHTKWGKSRPYWLWFSIPFAIFSVLVFTTPNLGPTGKIIWAYVTYIGVDVLYSAVNIPITSILPSLTTNPQERITLSTIRQFMGTAGATLITGITLGMVAFFGDGSTTSAHGWFIWALIVAIVVAIIFAVVFLNTHERVQTKSTRQSVPIKESLKALKKNWPWVIVIFINFIYWLGMQTRSQVTVYFFKYNMHDAGLASLILSLQIVALVAVVLTPFTSKHIGKRNTMLAGMVLAVVGQLLLSVGANNLSVPMIIFATVIGYLGTGYVSGLIAVMLADAVDYGEWKNGVRAEGIVTSFSSFSAKLGMGIGGVITGWILTASGYVANKTQTAAALHGIEMNYIWVPLLGFGLSAVALLFYHVDKVEKKMQSDLAIKHAKENAED, encoded by the coding sequence ATGAATAAAGCCACGAATCAATCTTTAGATTCCATACCTAAAGATCTCGATTCTTCCAAGAACATGGTTCCTTGGGGTGAGAGATTTTCATATAGTTTGAGTGATTTTGCATGTAACTTATCATTTCAAATGATTTCCACATATTTAATGATCTTCTATACAGATACATTTGGTATCAGTGCCGCAGCCGTTGGTACTTTGTTCTTTGCAGCTCGTTTTGTTGACGCGATTGATGGACCTTTCTGGGGTATCATGATCGATCATACCCATACTAAATGGGGAAAAAGTCGTCCCTATTGGTTATGGTTCTCAATTCCGTTCGCTATCTTCAGCGTCCTAGTCTTTACCACTCCAAACCTAGGACCTACTGGAAAAATTATTTGGGCCTATGTAACTTATATCGGTGTTGATGTTCTATATTCGGCAGTTAACATTCCAATTACATCTATCCTGCCTTCATTAACAACGAATCCACAAGAAAGAATCACATTATCAACTATCCGCCAATTCATGGGTACTGCCGGTGCAACATTGATCACAGGTATTACCTTAGGAATGGTTGCGTTCTTTGGCGATGGTTCCACTACCAGTGCACATGGTTGGTTCATTTGGGCTTTGATTGTCGCTATTGTGGTAGCAATCATTTTTGCAGTCGTATTCCTAAATACACATGAAAGAGTGCAAACAAAGAGCACTCGCCAATCTGTTCCAATCAAAGAATCCCTCAAAGCTTTGAAGAAAAATTGGCCTTGGGTAATCGTTATTTTTATCAACTTTATTTATTGGTTGGGTATGCAAACTCGTTCTCAAGTAACTGTTTATTTCTTCAAATACAACATGCACGATGCAGGATTGGCTTCTTTGATCTTAAGTTTACAAATCGTTGCACTAGTTGCCGTTGTTCTAACACCATTTACTTCAAAACATATCGGTAAAAGAAATACCATGTTGGCAGGAATGGTCCTAGCAGTTGTAGGACAACTTCTATTGAGCGTTGGTGCCAACAATCTCAGTGTTCCAATGATTATTTTTGCTACCGTTATTGGTTATCTTGGAACAGGATACGTTTCTGGATTAATCGCGGTTATGCTAGCTGATGCGGTTGATTATGGCGAATGGAAAAACGGCGTCCGTGCTGAAGGAATCGTTACATCATTCTCAAGTTTCAGTGCCAAATTAGGTATGGGTATCGGTGGCGTTATCACTGGATGGATTTTGACAGCTAGTGGATATGTTGCTAACAAAACTCAAACCGCTGCCGCACTTCACGGTATTGAAATGAACTATATTTGGGTCCCACTTCTAGGATTTGGTCTTTCGGCAGTCGCCTTGTTGTTCTATCATGTAGATAAAGTAGAAAAGAAAATGCAAAGTGACCTTGCAATTAAACATGCAAAGGAAAATGCTGAAGATTAA
- a CDS encoding ROK family protein, producing the protein MIINKDVMRNNNERSVLQSIVNGGPISRNKISKQLGLNKVTVSDIVGSFLDSKLIFSLGEAKSSTTSGRKPELVEYNSNYGYIVNFSISGRELNMLVTKMDGRTLEYNSKNIEKQSIKEIIAKMEDLLDQLPDFDSDNGLQAISLSIYGIVYNGEIIVSPFTDFEDFDLVSHFQDKYQVPVVMENEANSSAIFEQDFSKQEMQNIVTVSIHDGIGAGIIINTHLYRGNYGQAGEIGRIIIQDSGKTKRKLAKLPSFDSEWSQTKILDKAAKLKKDTNYSLEKLVEDYNSHDSEIEELIEDFCYHLAIITSDLIAAYDPQMIFFNSPLVDQLPEILKILQMKLGFLPLVPPLVLSKDVKYGTLLGGASLAIHRVLQMEGTRLIFHH; encoded by the coding sequence ATGATCATCAATAAAGACGTTATGAGAAATAATAATGAGCGATCCGTTTTACAATCAATCGTAAATGGAGGACCCATTTCTAGAAACAAAATTTCTAAACAGTTAGGACTCAACAAAGTCACGGTATCTGACATTGTGGGATCTTTTCTCGATAGCAAATTAATTTTTAGTCTCGGCGAGGCAAAATCATCCACCACAAGTGGTCGAAAACCTGAACTAGTAGAATACAATTCCAATTACGGCTATATCGTGAATTTCAGTATTTCCGGCCGGGAATTAAATATGCTAGTTACCAAAATGGATGGTCGGACCCTCGAATATAATTCCAAAAATATTGAAAAACAGTCTATCAAAGAAATTATTGCAAAAATGGAAGACTTACTGGATCAATTGCCAGATTTTGATTCTGACAATGGCCTGCAAGCCATATCCCTATCCATCTATGGCATCGTCTATAATGGAGAAATCATCGTTTCACCATTTACCGACTTTGAAGACTTCGACTTAGTCAGTCATTTCCAGGATAAATATCAAGTACCTGTAGTTATGGAAAACGAAGCCAACTCATCAGCTATTTTTGAACAAGACTTCAGTAAACAAGAAATGCAAAATATTGTGACCGTAAGCATTCACGACGGAATAGGTGCAGGAATTATCATCAACACACATCTATATCGCGGAAACTATGGTCAAGCTGGAGAAATTGGTCGGATAATTATTCAAGATTCCGGTAAGACAAAGCGAAAACTTGCAAAATTACCTAGTTTTGATTCCGAATGGTCGCAGACGAAGATTCTGGATAAGGCTGCCAAGTTGAAAAAAGACACTAACTATTCTTTGGAAAAATTAGTCGAAGATTATAATTCTCATGACTCTGAGATTGAAGAGCTGATTGAAGATTTTTGTTACCATTTAGCAATTATCACGAGTGATTTAATTGCTGCCTATGATCCACAAATGATCTTCTTTAACTCTCCATTGGTTGATCAATTACCAGAGATCCTCAAAATTTTACAGATGAAACTCGGATTTTTACCACTAGTTCCCCCATTAGTACTTTCTAAAGACGTTAAATACGGAACATTATTAGGCGGGGCATCTCTTGCCATCCACCGTGTCTTGCAAATGGAAGGAACTAGATTGATATTTCATCATTAA
- a CDS encoding 6-phospho-beta-glucosidase, whose product MTTKQLPNDFLWGGAVAAHQVEGAYNVDGKGLSVADVMTSAGTHDERKITKGVDPNYFYPNHNAVDFYHQYPEDIKLLAEMGFKCFRTSIAWSRIFPNGDDQEPNEAGLKFYDKLFDECLKYNIEPVVTLSHFEMPYHLVTEYGGFRNRKVIDFFTKFAETVFKRYRDKVKYWLTFNEINNQINYDRAFTLFTNSGIKIKPGENPEKVMYQAGHYEVVASAIAVQFGHKINPDFEIGAMVAMSPVYPATDKPEDILKAQRAMQARYWFSDVQVEGKYPSWLVNYQDAKGFDLDITEKDLQELAAGTVDYLGFSYYMSFATAASHNEDEYYSYNETNDLVTNSYVPQSDWGWQVDPKGLRYALNWLNDRYNLPLFIVENGIGAIDQLTNDHKIHDQYRIKYLQDHIEQMKLAMLNDGVKVMGYTPWSAIDIVSASTGQLSKRYGFIYVDENDDGSGSLARYKKDSFYWYQHVIETNGADLSKTVGENDEASQSN is encoded by the coding sequence TTGACTACCAAACAATTACCAAATGACTTCTTATGGGGTGGCGCTGTGGCTGCTCATCAAGTTGAGGGTGCTTATAACGTTGACGGGAAAGGACTGAGTGTCGCCGATGTTATGACTTCAGCAGGAACACATGACGAGAGAAAAATCACCAAAGGGGTTGATCCAAATTACTTCTATCCCAATCACAATGCTGTCGACTTTTATCATCAATATCCGGAAGATATCAAACTTTTAGCAGAAATGGGATTCAAGTGTTTCCGAACGTCCATTGCATGGTCACGGATTTTTCCAAATGGAGATGACCAAGAACCAAATGAGGCTGGATTAAAATTTTATGACAAACTATTTGATGAATGTCTCAAATACAACATCGAGCCCGTGGTCACCTTGTCTCATTTTGAAATGCCCTATCACCTAGTTACCGAATATGGTGGATTCCGTAATCGGAAGGTAATCGATTTTTTCACTAAGTTTGCTGAAACAGTCTTCAAACGCTATCGAGATAAGGTCAAATATTGGCTGACTTTTAATGAAATTAACAATCAGATTAATTACGATCGTGCTTTCACTTTATTTACTAATTCTGGAATCAAAATAAAACCGGGAGAAAATCCTGAAAAAGTAATGTATCAAGCAGGCCATTACGAAGTCGTCGCAAGTGCTATTGCTGTTCAATTCGGACACAAGATAAATCCTGACTTTGAGATTGGCGCAATGGTGGCAATGTCACCAGTCTATCCAGCAACAGATAAACCAGAGGATATTTTAAAAGCTCAGCGTGCAATGCAGGCACGTTACTGGTTTTCCGATGTGCAAGTGGAAGGAAAATATCCGAGCTGGTTAGTCAATTACCAAGATGCCAAGGGATTTGACCTAGACATCACTGAAAAAGATTTGCAAGAATTAGCCGCTGGTACCGTGGATTATCTTGGATTTAGCTATTATATGTCATTTGCCACTGCTGCAAGTCACAACGAAGACGAATACTATTCCTATAATGAAACAAATGATTTAGTTACCAACAGTTACGTACCTCAATCAGACTGGGGTTGGCAAGTTGATCCAAAAGGCCTACGCTATGCTTTAAATTGGCTAAACGACCGTTATAACCTACCATTATTTATCGTTGAAAATGGAATTGGAGCAATTGACCAACTTACTAATGATCATAAGATCCATGATCAATATCGAATCAAATATCTACAAGATCACATTGAGCAAATGAAATTGGCCATGTTAAACGATGGCGTTAAAGTAATGGGTTACACTCCGTGGAGTGCAATCGATATCGTATCTGCCAGCACCGGACAACTATCTAAACGTTACGGATTTATTTACGTTGATGAAAATGACGATGGCAGTGGTAGCTTGGCCAGATATAAAAAAGATTCATTCTACTGGTATCAACATGTGATTGAAACAAATGGTGCAGACTTATCAAAGACAGTTGGTGAAAATGATGAAGCAAGCCAATCCAACTAA
- a CDS encoding ROK family protein: protein MKQANPTKLLAIDIGGTTVKYGLWSDDQISHKNSFKTPNDLDAMYRQLRLAKNEIAELEPEISGVAISVPGSVNTEEGIISGTTAIEYLNHFPLKAGLENIFKLPVSMQNDANCAALAESWRGNAKDADSAIFMIIGTGIGGAMTANGQLVSGKNNFAGEIGYTIAGKENLTISELGSPVKMAERYNRLSDNIKILNGKEIFDQAEAGEPLAKECTNTMYHWLSQTAYNLIVSFNPEKLIIGEGISARPSFIEELNQRVNKLMRIHQVSATVEITNCKYRNDANMIGAVYQYQSEKM from the coding sequence ATGAAGCAAGCCAATCCAACTAAGTTATTAGCAATCGACATTGGAGGTACGACCGTCAAATATGGGTTATGGTCAGATGATCAGATTAGTCACAAAAATAGTTTCAAAACGCCCAATGATTTAGATGCAATGTATCGACAATTGCGGTTAGCAAAAAATGAAATAGCCGAACTAGAACCAGAAATATCCGGAGTAGCAATCAGTGTTCCAGGTAGCGTAAATACAGAGGAAGGAATAATCTCCGGAACTACCGCTATTGAATATTTAAACCACTTTCCACTAAAAGCCGGATTAGAGAATATCTTCAAACTACCAGTGAGCATGCAAAATGACGCCAACTGTGCCGCATTAGCCGAATCATGGCGAGGAAACGCCAAGGATGCTGACAGTGCAATATTCATGATAATAGGAACCGGAATTGGCGGAGCAATGACCGCAAATGGCCAATTAGTAAGTGGAAAAAATAATTTTGCTGGTGAAATAGGCTACACAATAGCCGGAAAAGAGAACCTGACCATCAGCGAATTAGGCAGTCCAGTAAAAATGGCAGAAAGATACAACCGTTTAAGCGACAATATCAAAATCCTAAATGGAAAAGAAATCTTCGACCAAGCAGAAGCTGGAGAACCATTAGCAAAAGAATGTACCAACACCATGTATCACTGGCTAAGCCAAACAGCTTATAACTTGATAGTAAGTTTCAATCCAGAAAAATTGATTATAGGAGAAGGAATATCAGCCCGACCAAGTTTTATAGAGGAATTAAATCAAAGAGTCAATAAGTTGATGAGAATCCACCAAGTCTCAGCGACAGTAGAAATAACCAACTGCAAATATCGAAATGATGCCAACATGATAGGGGCAGTCTATCAATATCAATCAGAAAAAATGTAG
- a CDS encoding ABC transporter ATP-binding protein yields MDNDKDTKLKVQSLTRKQQFTILKRLMHFAKYFRKQFAIAVVFAVFLSIINVILPRMLQYYMDHFLNKQSTGIQIVLAFAAVYFIGTIIKAIVQFIQNFAFSMGAERTLEKIRSELFHKLHTLGMDYFDKTPAGSIVSRVTNDTKTLYDFWSLFLTILVAAFAMISAFIAMYTVNPILAWATAAFILVLYFVVWLYQHLSSRIYQRLREYLSQINTKLNESLMGISIIQQFGQQKRMISEFEKKNNAYFGMRNKMINVNSFLLYPTITLMFTLAELISLSGFGIQSTHTIVAAGVIYAFISYQQNFFNPLSDVMNYMSYFQDGLVAGYRIMNLFDNETTTPKQNEDSQATVVDGKIEFKHVTFAYVPGQPILKDISFTVEPGQTVALVGHTGSGKSSIINILLRFYEFGEGQILLDDHDIRDYSTKELRQKLGLVVQEPYLFYGDIAKNIRMFDDSISDEQVEQAAKFVDADPFIQQLPGKYHAKVIERGSSFSTGQRQLISFARTIVRNPKVLILDEATANIDPQTEQTITRGLSKMRSDRTTIAIAHRLSTIQDADKILVLSNGRIVERGTHSELLAAGGLYSELYELQSMDE; encoded by the coding sequence ATGGATAATGACAAAGATACAAAACTAAAAGTTCAATCTCTAACTAGAAAGCAACAATTTACGATCTTAAAAAGATTGATGCACTTCGCAAAATATTTCCGCAAGCAATTTGCAATCGCAGTTGTCTTCGCAGTTTTTCTAAGTATCATCAATGTTATTTTGCCAAGAATGCTGCAATACTACATGGATCACTTTTTGAATAAGCAAAGTACTGGCATTCAAATCGTGCTAGCCTTTGCAGCAGTTTACTTCATTGGAACTATCATTAAAGCAATCGTGCAATTCATTCAGAATTTTGCTTTTTCAATGGGTGCTGAACGGACTTTGGAAAAAATTCGTAGTGAGCTTTTCCACAAGTTGCATACGCTGGGTATGGATTATTTCGATAAAACTCCCGCTGGTTCGATCGTGTCGCGGGTAACTAACGATACCAAGACTTTGTACGATTTCTGGAGTCTGTTTTTAACTATTTTAGTTGCAGCGTTTGCGATGATCTCAGCTTTTATCGCTATGTACACGGTCAATCCGATTTTGGCCTGGGCAACGGCAGCCTTTATCCTGGTACTGTACTTTGTCGTTTGGCTCTATCAACATTTGAGTTCTCGGATTTATCAACGTTTACGTGAATATTTGAGTCAGATCAACACGAAGTTGAACGAGTCGTTGATGGGCATCAGCATTATTCAACAATTTGGTCAACAAAAGCGGATGATCTCTGAATTTGAAAAGAAGAACAATGCTTATTTTGGGATGAGAAATAAGATGATCAATGTGAACTCGTTCTTGCTTTATCCCACGATCACGTTGATGTTCACCCTCGCAGAATTGATCTCGTTGAGTGGCTTTGGGATCCAGAGTACTCATACGATCGTGGCTGCAGGTGTGATCTACGCCTTTATTTCTTACCAACAAAACTTTTTCAATCCCTTATCTGATGTTATGAACTACATGTCTTATTTCCAAGACGGATTAGTTGCTGGATACCGGATCATGAATTTGTTTGATAACGAGACGACTACTCCCAAGCAAAATGAGGATAGTCAAGCTACAGTAGTTGATGGAAAAATTGAATTTAAGCATGTCACTTTTGCCTATGTTCCTGGTCAACCAATTTTGAAAGACATCTCATTCACGGTTGAACCTGGCCAAACAGTGGCTCTAGTTGGTCATACTGGTAGCGGTAAGAGTTCAATCATCAACATCTTGTTGCGTTTTTACGAGTTTGGCGAGGGTCAAATTTTATTGGATGACCACGATATTCGCGATTATTCAACTAAGGAACTGCGGCAAAAACTCGGGCTAGTCGTTCAGGAACCTTACTTGTTCTACGGCGATATTGCTAAAAATATTCGGATGTTTGACGATTCGATTTCGGATGAACAAGTCGAACAAGCGGCTAAGTTTGTCGATGCTGATCCGTTTATTCAACAATTGCCTGGCAAGTATCACGCTAAGGTTATTGAACGTGGTAGCAGTTTTTCGACTGGGCAACGTCAATTGATCTCGTTTGCACGGACGATTGTGCGGAATCCCAAGGTGTTGATTTTGGATGAGGCTACTGCCAATATTGATCCACAAACTGAGCAGACTATTACTCGGGGATTGTCTAAGATGCGGTCGGATCGGACTACGATTGCGATTGCGCATCGGCTGTCTACGATACAGGATGCGGATAAGATCCTGGTTCTCAGCAATGGTCGCATTGTGGAGCGGGGGACGCATTCTGAGCTGTTAGCTGCTGGTGGTCTTTATTCTGAATTGTATGAGTTGCAGTCTATGGATGAGTAG